Proteins encoded together in one Falco peregrinus isolate bFalPer1 chromosome 2, bFalPer1.pri, whole genome shotgun sequence window:
- the MAD2L1 gene encoding mitotic spindle assembly checkpoint protein MAD2A: protein MAKQQGREQQGITLRGSAEIVAEFFSYGINSILYQRGIYPPETFTRVQKYGLTLLVTTDPELKNYLNNVVEQMKEWLYKCTVQRLVVVISSIESSEVLERWQFDIECDKTAKEESAPREKSQKAIQDEIRSVIRQITATVTFLPLLEAACAFDLLVYTDKDLVVPEKWEESGPQFVANSEEVRLRSFTTTIHKVNSMVAYKKDSFP, encoded by the exons ATGGCTAAGCAGCAAGGCCGGGAGCAGCAGGGCATCACCCTGCGGGGCAGCGCCGAGATCGTCGCCGAATTTTTCT CCTATGGAATCAACAGCATCCTCTACCAGCGTGGCATCTACCCCCCCGAGACCTTCACCCGCGTCCAGAAGTACGGGCTCACCCTCCTGGTCACCACCGACCCCGAGCTGAAGAACTACCTGAACAACGTGGTGGAGCAGATgaaag AGTGGCTGTACAAGTGCACGGTGCAGCGCCTGGTGGTGGTCATCTCCAGCATCGAAAGCAGTGAGGTCCTAGAGCGGTGGCAGTTTGACATCGAGTGCGACAAAACCGCCAAGGAGGAGAG tgcACCGCgagaaaaatctcagaaagcTATTCAGGATGAAATCCGATCTGTTATCAGACAAATAACTGCCACAGTAACTTTTCTGCCACTGTTGGAAGCTGCCT GTGCCTTTGACTTGCTGGTATATACAGATAAAGATTTGGTAGTGCCAGAGAAGTGGGAAGAGTCAGGACCACAATTTGTAGCCAATTCAGAAGAGGTTCGTCTTCGTTCCTTCACTACTACCATCCACAAAGTAAACAGTATGGTGGCTTACAAAAAGGATTCCTTCCCCTAA
- the RPL7L1 gene encoding 60S ribosomal protein L7-like 1: MAEEEPRRRIPLVPENLLKKRKAYQAIKATQAKQALLNKRKHQKGKQIQFKRLEAFVRDSWRKHRDETRLRRMEQRPGQTVVPQEHKLAFVVRIADIKGVSKRVSRVIELLRLRKNFTGTFVKLTPLSLKMLRIVEPYVAWGHPNLKSVRELILKRGQAKIGKKRMPLTDNVLIEEHLGRCGIICLEDLIHEIYSAGKYFKKVTSFLWPFHLSVARHASRNKVGFLKEMGKPGCRGEAINQLIRQLN; the protein is encoded by the exons ATGGCGGAGGAGGA GCCGCGGCGGCGGATCCCGCTGGTGCCGGAGAACCTgctgaagaagaggaaggcCTACCAGGCCATCAAGGCTACCCAGGCCAAGCAGGCGCTGCTCAACAAGCGGAAG CACCAGAAGGGGAAACAAATCCAGTTTAAACGCCTTGAGGCTTTTGTTCGAGATTCATGGCGAAAACACCGAGATGAAACCCGGCTGAGGCGCATGGAGCAGAGACCTGGACAGACAGTGGTACCTCAGGAGCACAAACTTGCCTTTGTTGTGCGGATTGCAGA TATTAAGGGAGTGAGTAAGAGGGTAAGCAGAGTGATTGAGTTGCTGCGTCTGAGAAAAAATTTCACTGGAACATTTGTTAAACTAACTCCGTTATCACTGAAGATGCTGCGGATTGTGGAACCTTATGTGGCGTGGGG GCACCCTAACCTGAAATCTGTACGAGAGCTCATCCTGAAGCGGGGCCAAGCCAAGATTGGCAAAAAGAGGATGCCTCTGACAGACAATGTGCTGATAGAGGAACATTTAG ggAGGTGTGGTATTATTTGCCTGGAAGACCTTATTCATGAAATCTACTCAGCTGGGAAGTATTTCAAAAAAGTCACAAGCTTTCTGTGGCCATTCCATCTGTCAGTGGCTCGCCATGCTTCACGTAACAAAGTGGGTTTCCTCAAGGAAATGGGTAAGCCTGGCTGCAGAGGTGAAGCAATCAACCAGCTTATACGTCAGCTCAACTAG